The DNA window GGTCCGGTTCCAGGTCGAGTTCGGGGATTCGGCCGACGCCGCGCTGCGCGCCACCTATCGCAGCGAAATTGCGGACTTCGCCGCGCGGCTTCAGCGCGCCTCGGGCCATTCGGTCGGGCTGAGCGACTCGGGCGGTAATTTCCTGGTGCTGGTCCTGAACGAGGATGAACGCCGCAATCTCGGCCCGCTGCTGGCGCGGCTGATCCCGGACCTGCCATCACCCGATGTGGCCACGCTGCGCGATCTAGATCCCGGCAATTTCTGCACCGTCTTTGCCTATTCGCGCGGCCGCTCGGCGGTCTATGTCCGCGCCGTCGCGCTGATCCGTGCCGAACTGCCCGCGCTGCTGCGCAGCTCCTGCATCCACGAGGAGCTGGCGCAGGGCATGGGACTTGCCAATGACAGCCCGCAGGCGCGCCCCTCGATCTTCAACGATGACGAAGAATTCGCGCTGCTGACGCGCCATGACGAACTGCTTTTGAAGATCCTCTACGATCCGCGCCTGCGCCCCGGCATGTCCGAGGCCGAGGCTGCGCCCATCGTGCGCAAGATCGCGGCCGAGTTGCTGGGCGAGGAGACCTAGGCGACACCGCGCGCCGGTTTGTCAGCCCCGCCGCTTTGTGCCAACGTGGCGCGTGACGGCCCGCGTCGATGACGCGCGGCCATGACCACGCAGGAGGGGAAATTGCGAATCCGCTATCTTCACACGATGGTCCGGGTCAAGGATCTGGACAAGACAATGCAGTTCTTCCGGCTTCTGGGGCTGGAAGAGACGCGCCGCACCGACAACGAGAAAGGCCGTTTCACACTGGTCTTCATGGCGCCGCCCGGTCAGCCGGAATGTCCGGTCGAACTGACCTATAACTGGGACGGCGATGACGGCCTGCCCTCGGACAGCCGCCATTTCGGGCATCTGGCCTATCGGGTCGAGAATATCTACGACATGTGCCAAAGACTGCAGGACGCCGGCGTGACGATCAATCGCCCGCCCCGCGACGGACACATGGCCTTTGTCCGCAGCCCCGACAACATCTCGATCGAATTGCTGCAAGAAGGCGACAGCCTGCCGCCGCAAGAGCCGTGGTCGAGCATGAAAAACACCGGCCACTGGTAGAAGGGGCCGCGCCGGTCACGACGCTGTGGCCGCCTTATCGCTTCATGCGCGGACCGCCCCCGATGCGGTCCCCGCCATATGCCCGGCCCGCCCCACACGCAGGACGGGGCCGCGACCACAGCCGCCCGCGTCAATAGATATAGCGGATCTGTTCGGACCAGAAACGCTCGATCCGCCGTCCCTGCATGTTCACCCGGTCCAGCGGGGGATCGTCCAGCACGCCCGACATCGCCAGCCCTTCGGCGTGGCGCAGGAACATGCGATGCACCAGACATCGCACCTCTTGTCCCGCATCGGCCAGCCGCACGCGCACGGAACGCCGGTCGGTGTCGCACCGTTCGTGATGGACATAGCCCATCGCGACCAGCTTTTTCAGGTTATAGCTGACATTCGATCCCTGATACATGCCGCGAGAGCGCAATTCGCCGGCCGTCACCTCGGATTCGCCCAGATTGTACAGGATCAGCGCCTGAACCGGCGTCAGATCGTTCCGGCCCAACCGCTCGAACTCGTCCTTCACCAGATCCAGCATCAGCCGGTGCATCCGTTCCAGAAGCTGCAACGATTCCAGATAGGCCTCGGCGTTTTCGCAGCTTTCGTCGATGACCGGCCGTTCCGGTCGGCGATGGTCGAGATTTTGCATGTGACTCAACATTTCGGTTCTTGTCCTGTCAGGGTCTGCTGTCCGCCAGGCTAGACCAGAAATGCGAATCCGCAGTTAACACCGCAGGACGACCGCCAATTGCCGGTCAGGAGGCCCCTGCATCCGAATGGCGCTGTCCGGCATCGGCGGCGATCCGGTCCAGCAGCGCGGACAGATGCGGCGGCCCAAGATCGGGATGGGGCGTGCCGGTCACGCGCCGCGTCACCCACAGATACAGGTCCTGATCGTTTTCCGACAGCAGCGCCTCGTAGACGGCAAGTTCGTCCTCGGACAGATCGGCCAGCGGACCGTCGGCGAAAGGACCCAGGATCAGGTCCATCTCTTTCATTCCGCGCCGCCAGCTGCGCATCCTCAGCCGCCGCAGGCGGATCGCGCCGGGATCGTCGCGTTCAGTCATTGGCCAGCAACTCCTCGAGACGGTCGATGCGCTGCGTGGCTTCGTGCAGTAACCGGCGCAGCTCGCGCAACTCGGTCCGGGGCAGGCTGGCCGCGCCGTCGCCGCCGGTCTGCGGCCCCTGCCCCTTGCCGGTCAGCAGCCAGGTCAGCGGCACGCCCAGCATCCCCGACAGCCGGCCCAGGAACACCGCGCGCGGTTCGGCCTGATCGGCCTCCCATCCCTGCATCGTCTCGGCCCGGACGCCCAGCCGGTCGGCCAGTTCCGCGACCGACAGGCCCGCCCCCTCGCGCGCGGCGGTCAGCCTGTCGCCCAGTGTCGCCTCATTCTCGCCGTAACCGTGATGGCCCATCCTGCCCTCGCTTGTGGGTTTGTGCCCCACAGCGTAAGCCATGCCGGGACGCAGTTCAAACCGACGAGGTTCAGATGAGCTTTCTCGCCCGACGCCTGACGCGGATCAAGCCGTCACCGACCATCGCCATGACCACCCGCGCAGCCGAGTTGCGCGCCGAAGGCCGCGACATCATCAGCCTTTCTGCGGGCGAGCCCGATTTCGACACCCCCCGACATATCTGCGAGGCCGGCAAGGCCGCCATCGACGCGGGTCACACGCGCTATACCCCGGTCGATGGAATCGCGTCGCTGAAACGCGCGATCTGCGACAAGTTCGCGCGCGAGAACGGGCTGGATTACGACCCTTCCCAGATCACCGTCGGCACCGGCGGCAAGCAGATCCTGTTCAACGCGCTGATGGCGACGGTGGATGCGGGGGACGAGGTGATCGTGCCTGCGCCTTACTGGGTCAGCTATCCCGATATGGTGCTGCTGGCGGGCGGCACGCCGGTGATCGTGGAATGCGGCGTGCAGGACGGGTTTCGCCTGACGCCCGAGGCGCTGGAAAAGGCCATCACGCCGCGCACCAGATGGCTGATCCTGAATTCGCCGTCGAACCCGTCGGGCGCGGGTTACGGTCGCGAGGACATGCAGGCGCTGACCGATGTGCTGCTGCGGCATCCGGATGTGTGGGTCTTGTCGGACGACATCTATGAACATTTGGTCTTCGACGGGTTTCAGTTCGTGACGCCGGCGCAGGTCCAGCCGCGCCTGAAGGACCGGGTGCTGACGATGAACGGGGTCAGCAAGGCCTATGCGATGACCGGCTGGCGGATCGGGTATGGCGCCGGCCCCGAGCCGTTGATCCGCGCCATGGCCAAGCTGCAATCGCAATCGACCTCGAACCCCTGCTCGATCAGCCAGCATGCCGCGCAGGCCGCATTGACCGGCCCGCAGGATTACGTCCGCGAAAGCCGCGCGGTGTTCCAGCGCCGTCGCGATCTGGTGGTGGCCGGGCTGAACGAGTGTCCGGGGATCGAGTGTCCGACGCCGCAGGGCGCGTTCTATGTCTATCCCTCGATTGCGGGGCTGATCGGTCTGACCAGCGCCGGCGGAACCCGGATCGAAGACGATCGCGCCTTTGCCGATGCCTTGCTGGATGAAACCGGGGTCGCGGTGGTGTTCGGCGCGGCCTTCGGCCTCAGCCCGCATTTCCGTATTTCCTATGCGACCGGCGACGACCAGCTGCGCGAGGCCGTGACGCGAATCCGCCGGTTCTGCGAAGGCTGCGGCTGAGGGCGCGCCCGGCCGCGCGCCCCCCCTGTCACGCGCTACATCGCGGTCCAGCCGCCATCCACGCTGATCGTGGTGCCGGTCAGTTGCGCCGCCGCGTCGCTGCACAGGAACACGGCGGTATCGCCGATCTCTTCCACGGTGGCGAATTCCTTGGAGGGCTGACGTTCCAGCATGACGTTGTTGATCACGTCCTCGCGGCTCATGTCGTATTCCTTCATCGTGTCGGGGATCTGTTCCTCGACCAGCGGCGTCAGGACATAGCCCGGGCAGATCGCGTTGCAGGTGATCTGTTCCTTCGCGGTTTCCAGCGCGGTGACCTTGGTGAACCCGACGACGCCATGCTTGGCCGCGACATAGGCCGACTTGAACGGGCTGGCGGTCAGCCCGTGGGCCGAGGCGATATTCACGATCCGGCCCCACCCGGCCTTGCGCATCATCGGCAGCGCGGCGGCAGTGGTGTGAAAGGCCGACGACAGGTTGATGGCGATGATGGCGTCCCATTTCTGGACCGGGAAATCCGGGATCGGCGCGACGTGCTGGACGCCTGCGTTGTTGACCAGGATGTCGCATTGCCCCGCCTGTTCGATCAGCGCCCGGCATTCATCGCCCTTCGACATGTCGGCCTTGATATAGCGGACCTTCACGCCGTGCTGCTGGGCCAGTTCATCGGCCAGCGCGTGATCCTTGTCGGTGTCGGTAAAGCTGTTCAGCACCACGTCGGCGCCGGCCTTGGCCAGTCGATGGGCGATGCCCAGCCCGATCCCCGAGGTCGATCCCGTCACGACCGCCGTCTTGCCTGTCAGGAATTTCTGAAACATTGCATCCTCTGATGGTTCTTTGCCTTCGTGCGCACTCTATCTTCCCGCAAGGACAAGTGCAGCCGCAAAACCGTGCCCTGCCGCAATCTGCCCACCGGCGCGCCGGACGGGCGGGCAAAAAAAAAGCGCCCGCACAAGGCGGGCGCAAGTCATGAGGCAGGTTTCATACAGGCAAGAAACCTATCGAGCAGTAAGCCATTTATACGCGACTCACCGCCCGAGTCCAACAGCGAAGTTCAGGCGGCCATTGACGGGCTTTGATCGAGCCTGTTGAAATCGCCGCCAAACCAAGAATGACGAGGCGGGCGGCAATGCGAATCTTCAAAATCCTTAACAAATGCGCGATCAAATGCGCGTGGCCGGCGGTCTGGCTGGCGGCTTTCGGTGTTGCAGCAATGCCGCTGGCAAGCGCCGCGCAGCCGGCCCATGGCATTGCAATGTATGGAGAACCTGCGCTGCCCGAAGGGTTTTCCCACCTGCCCTACGCGAATCCCGACGCGCCGAAAGGCGGGACGATTCGCCTGGCGGAACCGGGCGCGTTCGACTCGTTGAAGCCCTGGGTTCTCAAGGGAAACCCGGCCTGGGGCGTGGGGGTGCATGTCGCCGAAACGCTGATGTTTCGATCCATCGACGAGCCGTTCACCCTGTATGGCCTGCTGGCCGAGTCGGTGGAAACCGGCGATGACCGAAGCTGGGTCGAATTCACGCTGCGCCCCGAGGCGCGGTTTTCCGACGGCACGCCGGTGACGGTCGAGGATGTGATGTGGTCCTATGAGACCTTGGGGACGGTCGGGCATCCGCGCTATCTGGGGGCGTGGGCCAAGGTCGAGAAGATGGAACAGACCGGCGAACGCAGCGTCCGGTTTCATTTCACCGAACAGGACCGCGAACTGGCGATGCTGATGGGGATGCGCCCGATCCTGAAGAAAACCCAGTGGGAGGACAGCGATTTCAGCGAATCCGGGCTGGAGCCGCCCATCGGGTCGGGCGCCTATGTCATCGACCGCGTCGATCCGGGCCGCCAGATCACCTTTCGCCGCGATCCCGATTACTGGGGCGCGGATCTGGCGATCAATCGCGGGCTGAACAATTTCGATGAAATCCGCTATGACTATTTCGGCGATGCCAATGCGATGTTTCAGGCCTTCAAGGCCGGCGACGTGAATGTCTGGCGCGAATTGTCGGCCGAGAAATGGGACAGCGAATACAATTTTCCGTTGCTGACCGAAGGCAAGGTGGTGAAATCGGAAATCCCCAACGAACGCCCGTCGGGGATCATGGGGCTGGTGATGAACACCCGCAACCCGATCTTTGCCGACTGGCGCGTGCGGCAGGCGATGATCGAAGCGTTCAATTTCCAGTTCATCAACAACACGCTGAACGGCGGCAGGGACCCGCGCATCACCTCGTATTTCTCGAACTCGGTGCTGGCGATGCAGCCCGGCCCGGCCGAGGGGAAGGTGCGCGAATTGCTGGAACCTTTCGCAGACCAGCTGCCCCCCGGCGCGATCGAGGGATATATCCTGCCCGAGGGCAGCGACCGCCCGCTGGACCGCAAATCGCTGCGCACCGCGCTGAAGCTGCTGGAAGAGGCCGGCTGGACCGTGCAGGACGGCGCGCTGAAGAACCAAAGCGG is part of the Paracoccus stylophorae genome and encodes:
- a CDS encoding 3-hydroxybutyrate dehydrogenase, which encodes MFQKFLTGKTAVVTGSTSGIGLGIAHRLAKAGADVVLNSFTDTDKDHALADELAQQHGVKVRYIKADMSKGDECRALIEQAGQCDILVNNAGVQHVAPIPDFPVQKWDAIIAINLSSAFHTTAAALPMMRKAGWGRIVNIASAHGLTASPFKSAYVAAKHGVVGFTKVTALETAKEQITCNAICPGYVLTPLVEEQIPDTMKEYDMSREDVINNVMLERQPSKEFATVEEIGDTAVFLCSDAAAQLTGTTISVDGGWTAM
- a CDS encoding extracellular solute-binding protein; translated protein: MRIFKILNKCAIKCAWPAVWLAAFGVAAMPLASAAQPAHGIAMYGEPALPEGFSHLPYANPDAPKGGTIRLAEPGAFDSLKPWVLKGNPAWGVGVHVAETLMFRSIDEPFTLYGLLAESVETGDDRSWVEFTLRPEARFSDGTPVTVEDVMWSYETLGTVGHPRYLGAWAKVEKMEQTGERSVRFHFTEQDRELAMLMGMRPILKKTQWEDSDFSESGLEPPIGSGAYVIDRVDPGRQITFRRDPDYWGADLAINRGLNNFDEIRYDYFGDANAMFQAFKAGDVNVWRELSAEKWDSEYNFPLLTEGKVVKSEIPNERPSGIMGLVMNTRNPIFADWRVRQAMIEAFNFQFINNTLNGGRDPRITSYFSNSVLAMQPGPAEGKVRELLEPFADQLPPGAIEGYILPEGSDRPLDRKSLRTALKLLEEAGWTVQDGALKNQSGKPFAFEILLNQSGSAMRTASETQQIVDIYIEALRNLGITPRLTLLDSAQYVQRTSNYDFDMTWYERALSLSPGNEQMLYWGHDGVTLPGSRNWMGMNSPAAEAMIAAILDAQSEDDFTAAVRALDRVLTAGRYVIPVSFSPISRLAHSADLHYPEKTPLYGDWPGFLPEVWWQEEKE
- a CDS encoding DUF2927 domain-containing protein; this translates as MIRAARRGFRWPGLALIALLASCGTAPDVDPVPPQPRPALPAPQKSGPSQAEIRKARAERNRTVNAAAADARDSASRTSRTLTAEYAGIERRLRADGRLRRERVPMDAPIDAGLLARNFMQIALRDEYRREGSEMVADAHSAPLRRWQAPVRFQVEFGDSADAALRATYRSEIADFAARLQRASGHSVGLSDSGGNFLVLVLNEDERRNLGPLLARLIPDLPSPDVATLRDLDPGNFCTVFAYSRGRSAVYVRAVALIRAELPALLRSSCIHEELAQGMGLANDSPQARPSIFNDDEEFALLTRHDELLLKILYDPRLRPGMSEAEAAPIVRKIAAELLGEET
- a CDS encoding VOC family protein; amino-acid sequence: MRIRYLHTMVRVKDLDKTMQFFRLLGLEETRRTDNEKGRFTLVFMAPPGQPECPVELTYNWDGDDGLPSDSRHFGHLAYRVENIYDMCQRLQDAGVTINRPPRDGHMAFVRSPDNISIELLQEGDSLPPQEPWSSMKNTGHW
- a CDS encoding pyridoxal phosphate-dependent aminotransferase; this translates as MSFLARRLTRIKPSPTIAMTTRAAELRAEGRDIISLSAGEPDFDTPRHICEAGKAAIDAGHTRYTPVDGIASLKRAICDKFARENGLDYDPSQITVGTGGKQILFNALMATVDAGDEVIVPAPYWVSYPDMVLLAGGTPVIVECGVQDGFRLTPEALEKAITPRTRWLILNSPSNPSGAGYGREDMQALTDVLLRHPDVWVLSDDIYEHLVFDGFQFVTPAQVQPRLKDRVLTMNGVSKAYAMTGWRIGYGAGPEPLIRAMAKLQSQSTSNPCSISQHAAQAALTGPQDYVRESRAVFQRRRDLVVAGLNECPGIECPTPQGAFYVYPSIAGLIGLTSAGGTRIEDDRAFADALLDETGVAVVFGAAFGLSPHFRISYATGDDQLREAVTRIRRFCEGCG
- a CDS encoding succinate dehydrogenase assembly factor 2; the protein is MTERDDPGAIRLRRLRMRSWRRGMKEMDLILGPFADGPLADLSEDELAVYEALLSENDQDLYLWVTRRVTGTPHPDLGPPHLSALLDRIAADAGQRHSDAGAS
- a CDS encoding helix-turn-helix domain-containing protein, with amino-acid sequence MAYAVGHKPTSEGRMGHHGYGENEATLGDRLTAAREGAGLSVAELADRLGVRAETMQGWEADQAEPRAVFLGRLSGMLGVPLTWLLTGKGQGPQTGGDGAASLPRTELRELRRLLHEATQRIDRLEELLAND
- a CDS encoding MarR family winged helix-turn-helix transcriptional regulator — its product is MQNLDHRRPERPVIDESCENAEAYLESLQLLERMHRLMLDLVKDEFERLGRNDLTPVQALILYNLGESEVTAGELRSRGMYQGSNVSYNLKKLVAMGYVHHERCDTDRRSVRVRLADAGQEVRCLVHRMFLRHAEGLAMSGVLDDPPLDRVNMQGRRIERFWSEQIRYIY